One genomic segment of Hordeum vulgare subsp. vulgare chromosome 2H, MorexV3_pseudomolecules_assembly, whole genome shotgun sequence includes these proteins:
- the LOC123425830 gene encoding putative cysteine-rich receptor-like protein kinase 20 isoform X2: MRRMLRLSLLVLFLSFSASSEGQALCSDNNGGMYMPNSTYKSNLISLAKLLFANATEKHSATGTAGIGPDKVYGAVLCRGDSDGSDCQKRLTKALDEAINSKAGNSYSLQSNNVTYYYDQYQAQISFSNQDFLSNFSNMTGCTVNTNLNSVRATVAAGRYEDLVTKLIHALADVVVSRAEKYAVGKVWFEETGQTVYGLAQCIRDMPYERCAACLDRIIPDMQSKTNFFRWNNAVLVGVGGFLLVISISCLVFHIWVKTQRRREQTIFKLGRLYLSIQIAINLWRMGGANPEFSLYDFSQIKEATSNFSIGNKLGQGGFGPVYKGRLRNGHKIAVKRLETCSLQGLLEFRNEIQLIAKVQHKNLVKLLGCCTQGDREKIIVYEYMENKSLDYFIFDITKGRELNWSKRLRIVDGTAQGLLYLHNYSRICIVHRDLKASNILLDSAMNPKISDFGVARIFYSNMAESNTTRIVGTHGYIPPEYAFEGVCSIKTDVFSFGVLILEIISGKRTAHFYQYNGKLYNLIAYAWQLWMDGKWREMTYCPPGNENEEIERCVHVALLCVQESAEDRPAMERVVTMLNTKNMSLPPPKQPAYFHVNPSEQEVSSCNITISITLER; this comes from the exons ATGAGGAGGATGCTACGACTATCTCTCTTagttctcttcctctccttctcggCTTCGTCGGAAGGTCAGGCACTCTGCAGCGACAACAATGGCGGCATGTACATGCCAAACAGCACCTACAAATCCAATCTTATATCCCTCGCCAAACTACTGTTTGCCAACGCCACAGAGAAGCACTCAGCTACTGGCACGGCTGGCATAGGACCAGACAAGGTCTATGGTGCAGTGCTTTGTCGGGGTGATTCTGATGGCTCCGACTGTCAGAAGCGCCTAACAAAGGCCCTTGATGAAGCAATCAACAGCAAAGCTGGCAACTCTTACTCCCTCCAGAGCAACAATGTGACCTACTACTACGACCAATACCAGGCACAGATAAGCTTCTCCAACCAGGACTTTCTTTCCAACTTCAGCAACATGACCGGGTGCACCGTGAATACTAACCTGAATTCTGTGAGGGCCACTGTAGCCGCCGGGCGTTATGAAGACCTTGTCACCAAGCTGATACATGCGCTTGCTGATGTTGTGGTGAGCCGAGCAGAAAAATATGCAGTCGGCAAAGTGTGGTTTGAGGAGACAGGACAGACGGTGTATGGGTTGGCGCAGTGCATACGGGATATGCCATATGAGCGTTGTGCGGCATGCCTGGATCGCATAATCCCTGACAtgcaga GTAAAACAAACTTTTTTCGATGGAACAATGCAGTCTTGGTTGGCGTTGGCGGTTTCCTACTAGTAATATCAATTTCTTGCTTGGTTTTTCATATATGGGTCAAAACACAACGACGAAGAG AACAAACAATATTTAAACTAGGACGGCTGTACTTGTCAATACAAATTGCAATAAATCTTTGGAGGATGGGAGGAGCCAACCCAGAATTTTCACTTTATGATTTCTCCCAGATAAAAGAAGCTACAAGTAACTTCTCGATTGGTAACAAACTGGGACAAGGTGGCTTTGGTCCTGTATATAAG GGCCGATTAAGAAATGGACATAAAATAGCAGTCAAGAGACTGGAAACATGTTCTTTGCAAGGTTTACTGGAATTCCGAAACGAAATTCAACTTATAGCAAAGGTTCAACACAAAAATCTCGTTAAACTGCTGGGATGCTGCACTCAAGGAGATCGAGAAAAGATAATTGTATATGAATACATGGAAAACAAAAGCCTAGACTACTTCATCTTTG ATATCACTAAAGGAAGGGAGTTAAACTGGTCAAAACGTTTGCGCATAGTTGATGGGACAGCTCAAGGTCTTCTTTATCTTCACAACTACTCACGAATATGCATTGTCCATAGGGATTTGAAAGCAAGTAACATTCTCTTGGATAGTGCCATGAATCCAAAAATATCTGATTTCGGAGTGGCCAGAATATTCTACTCAAATATGGCAGAGTCAAATACCACCAGAATAGTGGGCACACA TGGCTATATACCTCCAGAGTATGCTTTTGAGGGGGTTTGCTCAATCAAGACAGATGTATTTAGCTTTGGCGTATTGATTCTGGAAATAATAAGTGGAAAGAGGACAGCCCACTTCTATCAATACAATGGGAAACTATACAATCTCATTGCATAT GCCTGGCAACTTTGGATGGATGGAAAATGGCGTGAGATGACTTATTGTCCTCCAGGGAACGAAAATGAAGAGATAGAGAGGTGTGTTCATGTGGCACTTTTATGTGTTCAAGAAAGTGCAGAGGATCGACCAGCTATGGAGCGTGTTGTCACAATGCTAAACACCAAGAACATGAGCTTACCTCCACCTAAGCAACCGGCTTATTTCCATGTAAATCCAAGTGAGCAAGAagtttcatcatgcaacattacTATAAGCATCACATTAGAGAGATAG
- the LOC123425830 gene encoding cysteine-rich receptor-like protein kinase 19 isoform X1, which produces MRRMLRLSLLVLFLSFSASSEGQALCSDNNGGMYMPNSTYKSNLISLAKLLFANATEKHSATGTAGIGPDKVYGAVLCRGDSDGSDCQKRLTKALDEAINSKAGNSYSLQSNNVTYYYDQYQAQISFSNQDFLSNFSNMTGCTVNTNLNSVRATVAAGRYEDLVTKLIHALADVVVSRAEKYAVGKVWFEETGQTVYGLAQCIRDMPYERCAACLDRIIPDMQSKIIAGQMGAAFLGLWCTLHYETDTQFFNDTKMLSLNALPRSKTNFFRWNNAVLVGVGGFLLVISISCLVFHIWVKTQRRREQTIFKLGRLYLSIQIAINLWRMGGANPEFSLYDFSQIKEATSNFSIGNKLGQGGFGPVYKGRLRNGHKIAVKRLETCSLQGLLEFRNEIQLIAKVQHKNLVKLLGCCTQGDREKIIVYEYMENKSLDYFIFDITKGRELNWSKRLRIVDGTAQGLLYLHNYSRICIVHRDLKASNILLDSAMNPKISDFGVARIFYSNMAESNTTRIVGTHGYIPPEYAFEGVCSIKTDVFSFGVLILEIISGKRTAHFYQYNGKLYNLIAYAWQLWMDGKWREMTYCPPGNENEEIERCVHVALLCVQESAEDRPAMERVVTMLNTKNMSLPPPKQPAYFHVNPSEQEVSSCNITISITLER; this is translated from the exons ATGAGGAGGATGCTACGACTATCTCTCTTagttctcttcctctccttctcggCTTCGTCGGAAGGTCAGGCACTCTGCAGCGACAACAATGGCGGCATGTACATGCCAAACAGCACCTACAAATCCAATCTTATATCCCTCGCCAAACTACTGTTTGCCAACGCCACAGAGAAGCACTCAGCTACTGGCACGGCTGGCATAGGACCAGACAAGGTCTATGGTGCAGTGCTTTGTCGGGGTGATTCTGATGGCTCCGACTGTCAGAAGCGCCTAACAAAGGCCCTTGATGAAGCAATCAACAGCAAAGCTGGCAACTCTTACTCCCTCCAGAGCAACAATGTGACCTACTACTACGACCAATACCAGGCACAGATAAGCTTCTCCAACCAGGACTTTCTTTCCAACTTCAGCAACATGACCGGGTGCACCGTGAATACTAACCTGAATTCTGTGAGGGCCACTGTAGCCGCCGGGCGTTATGAAGACCTTGTCACCAAGCTGATACATGCGCTTGCTGATGTTGTGGTGAGCCGAGCAGAAAAATATGCAGTCGGCAAAGTGTGGTTTGAGGAGACAGGACAGACGGTGTATGGGTTGGCGCAGTGCATACGGGATATGCCATATGAGCGTTGTGCGGCATGCCTGGATCGCATAATCCCTGACAtgcagagtaagatcattgctggCCAGATGGGGGCAGCATTTCTTGGGTTGTGGTGCACATTGCATTATGAGACGGACACACAATTCTTTAACGATACTAAGATGCTGTCGCTCAATGCGCTCCCAAGAA GTAAAACAAACTTTTTTCGATGGAACAATGCAGTCTTGGTTGGCGTTGGCGGTTTCCTACTAGTAATATCAATTTCTTGCTTGGTTTTTCATATATGGGTCAAAACACAACGACGAAGAG AACAAACAATATTTAAACTAGGACGGCTGTACTTGTCAATACAAATTGCAATAAATCTTTGGAGGATGGGAGGAGCCAACCCAGAATTTTCACTTTATGATTTCTCCCAGATAAAAGAAGCTACAAGTAACTTCTCGATTGGTAACAAACTGGGACAAGGTGGCTTTGGTCCTGTATATAAG GGCCGATTAAGAAATGGACATAAAATAGCAGTCAAGAGACTGGAAACATGTTCTTTGCAAGGTTTACTGGAATTCCGAAACGAAATTCAACTTATAGCAAAGGTTCAACACAAAAATCTCGTTAAACTGCTGGGATGCTGCACTCAAGGAGATCGAGAAAAGATAATTGTATATGAATACATGGAAAACAAAAGCCTAGACTACTTCATCTTTG ATATCACTAAAGGAAGGGAGTTAAACTGGTCAAAACGTTTGCGCATAGTTGATGGGACAGCTCAAGGTCTTCTTTATCTTCACAACTACTCACGAATATGCATTGTCCATAGGGATTTGAAAGCAAGTAACATTCTCTTGGATAGTGCCATGAATCCAAAAATATCTGATTTCGGAGTGGCCAGAATATTCTACTCAAATATGGCAGAGTCAAATACCACCAGAATAGTGGGCACACA TGGCTATATACCTCCAGAGTATGCTTTTGAGGGGGTTTGCTCAATCAAGACAGATGTATTTAGCTTTGGCGTATTGATTCTGGAAATAATAAGTGGAAAGAGGACAGCCCACTTCTATCAATACAATGGGAAACTATACAATCTCATTGCATAT GCCTGGCAACTTTGGATGGATGGAAAATGGCGTGAGATGACTTATTGTCCTCCAGGGAACGAAAATGAAGAGATAGAGAGGTGTGTTCATGTGGCACTTTTATGTGTTCAAGAAAGTGCAGAGGATCGACCAGCTATGGAGCGTGTTGTCACAATGCTAAACACCAAGAACATGAGCTTACCTCCACCTAAGCAACCGGCTTATTTCCATGTAAATCCAAGTGAGCAAGAagtttcatcatgcaacattacTATAAGCATCACATTAGAGAGATAG